The sequence below is a genomic window from Andrena cerasifolii isolate SP2316 chromosome 6, iyAndCera1_principal, whole genome shotgun sequence.
TGGGTCGAGAATGGTAAGTAGTAACAGGTCTGAGTGGATTCCGAAAGGGGTGAGGGTCAATGAGAAGCAGGTAGCTTACACGCAAAAGTTGTTAGCGATGTTCTAACAAATTGCAACGCGACAGTGAAATTAAAATCATGCGGAGGGAAGCAGGAACTGAGCAGCTGAACTGGTAAACGCTGCGagtgctagaataatttattttaatttctacggCTGCTTGAGAAGAAAGTACTGAAAGCTCTCACTTCGACCTGTTTATAATTGTAGAGTggttgtagaaaacactgtaagtgccggaattaaatttctttcatcggaaaatgttctacttcCCAATTGTAATACTATAGTTTAGAATTTGACGTTCTGaccttacagtgttttctacaaggagtcttcgattctttttcgtgaatttcaacTATGTATTTTAAAGCAAAAAGTAGGAGATTTGTGACGCATTTGGGTTATTCTGTACTTAAAGCTATCTAGCAATCGAAACAAATGAAATTTCGTGAATAATTTAAAGCCAAGGAAGTTTGttctctctcctgaaaaatttgatttctggCACTCACGGTGTttttctacaaagactcttcGATTATAGAACACGAAGGAGCTTTGTGCCGCTTTTAAGAAGGAAGACGACGAGTAAGCTCGCGTGCTGTATTAAAATTAGCGTTCCCGCATACATATCCAACGCGAACGAGCACCCTCTTTGAATAATCGCCCCGCGAACCCTCCCCTCGTCTCGCACCCCTTCCCGAAAAGCGTCGCCTTAACGTGTCACGTGGAAATTCCACGTTGCCGCGGACACGGAGCGGACGGAGAGGATTAAAGCCCGTTCGTTTATCGGGGGAAGCACGCTGGCGGCTGAAAGAGAATTCAGAGATCATTTCTCGTTTGAAACGTCCAAACACGCCGGCGGCAGCGGACGCGCGAGCGAGCCCCGCCGAGGATCGAAGCGGGAAATAAAAACAGttcgaggggggaaaaaaaatggaaataaagcGCGAGCTGCGGAATGGATAAACGACCAGGCGATGCTCAAGCTTCGACTGGGGCGTCTGGGAGTGGAAACAACCCCTGTGGGCGCGAGCCAGTGCTCGTTTTCAAAAGAATGCACAACGCTTGCACAGTCTATCGTTCCCCGCGCATCGAACACCACCTTTGCTGTTCCGAACGGAATCGAGCGCGTCTCCAGCAAAGCTCACACCTATTTTCTTCTTCGCTGCGAGTGGATACGTACAATGTACGAGCTGGGAGAGTGGTATGTAAAGAGAATTCGCAGAGGCGAATTAATATCTATTGCCTCGCAAACATTCCCTCCTCACCTCTTCCAAgcaaaccaaccagtgaatgaccgaattgttgaatctacggaccattgagattaatactttaatatatttatgtataacaaaacaactgttgcaattgcatttaaatttattcctcttgaaatttctataaaaataattacttactcTTAccgtaatttaaaataaaaaaaacaattataaaatgcaaaacgtgcagaagcccagtaaatgaccgcgtacttttaataagaattgcacTTATTAATGttcgcttaatacgcgtaacgtgtgtttgaatttataattgacatttctttgcctaatggtaaTTCAccggtatgcggtcaattactggttggtttagcctattttttgtttcgagatatttggaTTGTTGAGGGTTGGGAAATGTTGCGATTACATGCGGCAATTGCAGTTGCGCAAGATGTGATGTAATTGAAATTACGTCGCATTTCGCGCAACTACAATCTGCAGAAAGTAATGCGTAATTCAACTAcgcaattaaattttaatcgtaatttgtgatTGAAATTACATCACAATTTGCGCAACTATGTAAAGCACCGATATGAGGGAAGCGTTGGAGTAGTTTGAAGGTGGTCCGAGGATGGTGTAAGAGTGAATTGGAAATACCACGTATGCAACATAAGGACACTACGATTAATACACGAAAAATATACAAAGcatatcgtcgatgatagtggAAAACCGCGTATGAactgtttgtaaataccgcggttctgcattttaccgattttacaggaggaagaaaaaacttaatatttcagccattttaagggggttttctttgactgaacttttcTGGGACAGTTTTGGCAgtccttgtaataaatactaacaccaattcatcataaaaatgcttgatttctgtgtaaagtcattttcacgcaccaaacgtgccgtccttcacctgatttctctgtaaatgcacGATTTTACCGCCAACTTGCTAtgagagacagattcacggtatccttgaacctgctggttccgttggtaaaaagacGGCTTCCTATTGGCTATTTCATATGgcatatcttttaaaaaaaagtgaaacagTGCTCggcaaccgtgggcacgaaatctcaattttgctacttttgcagatacgcggtatttacaaactgctcatacgcggttttgcactatcatcgacgatataaGAAGACTGAACATTATCCTTGGGTGTACGAGACTTCCCTGTCCGAAGACAGATAAAGCGATTTATACAAGAGAATTGTTCAATAAAGAATCCCATATCCCTGATGATCGTAGACGGATGTCAAAGACACGACTGCGACGCGCACGAGGAAGGCATGAAGCAGAGAAGAGGGTAGAACAGCAGAAGATGAAAGGGGGCGACAGCCCCTACAAACGCGTGTACGCAGCTTTGTGCTTCGGGGGAATGGGCGGCGGATTTTCGCGTGCCAGATGCTCGCAACTGCGCACAATTTGCGACGCCAGCGTGTGCTCGACGCTTTTTCACTACCAGCAACGGCCAACCGACTGGAGAGCGCGTGATTCTCAATAGAAACGTACCCACAGTCTACCCACCACCCTTCCTGCTTGTCTTGTCCTTTCTTTGTCGATCGCGCCGACTCTTTGTCCTCGATCTTCCCTTGGAAAATGAGTTCTTCCCATTTCCAATCGGCCCCGCGATGTGCAAGAATCGCGTCGACCCAAGGACTTGCTAAAACTTTAATAAACAACAAAAGGACACGAACAAAAATCGTGTATCACCTTGAAGAGAATAGATTTACGTCTATGTGATATGGTGGAGGTCTGTGTGCGATGTGGAAGAGGTTTAGAATTGATATGGCAGAAGTGTAGAATGTTTTCGTAAGTACCAACTgtgggaatagcgaagaaaCGCTGTAGCGAAGAACTTTAAAACTACCGTGGAAGTGGTCTGTGTATAGCACGGAACTGCTTCAGGAATGTTGCAGAACTGCTGTAAGAATACCCTGTCGCCAACATGGGACGCTGTGAGAACGAACTTGTAGCACGACCTCCAATCTCCCAGATATACCGTATCGTAGCATACTGTCTGTATCCCCAACAAAGCTGCGAACCAGTAGTACGAGAGTACCACGAGAGCGGCGCAGAAGTGGTGGAAGCGTAGCGCAGAAATGCTGTGGGACTATTCCATAAACGGCATAGAAAGCTTGGCAGCATAATCCGAGATTAAGGTAGCGAGAGCATAGGAATACCGCAGTGATAGCAGAGAAGTGTTATATATAGAAATAGAACTCGTGTGCCCCGAGAAGGCACGCATTATCCTAAAACCCGCGAACCTCGCTGGAACTCCTGCGATTGTTCCCGGGGAACAACAGGGCCCGCGGAAAGAATGGGGATCCTCCGCGGCGCTCGCGATTCATATTAAATAAACCACGGCTGTATTTAAGCGGGACGCGAAACGTAGCCGTTTTGTCCCGGTAATGGTGCAGCGGGGGTGCTTTTGTGCGCGCGTAAGAATGAGCACCGACTTCAATTCCTTCCTTTTGCCTTTCAGCTCTCAGCCAGCGACCTCCCGGCTCGACTTATAGGTTCCCTCGGATGGGAggcggcccccccccccccttggtCTTTTTCGTATCGCGAAATACGACGATCGCGGCCGACGCGACGAGTGGCTTCGTTTCCTCTCGAGTTCCCGATTCATGCGCCTCGTTATGCAGAGAAAAACCAGAAGCCAGCGCGCCTCGTGTCGCGATCGACGCTGCAATTCAACGCGGGCGAGGTTCAGCGACTCATCTCGCAGCTGGCTGAACGGCGTCTGCAGAATTTCCAGCGCGTAGGTGTTTATAGCGCGACGCCATTTCGGTGTTGCGCCTTGGGGGATGATTTAGGGTGTCGGGGAACCCTGGGTTATGAACTGTGTCTGCTGGTGGGAGGATGTCACGAGTAGTTTCTATGGAGAGAAGCAACGTTGCTCTGTAGTGctcgccagcgccaccagaggtctaagcTTCCTAACTTTTTCTCGCGAGTCCTTAGTTCaagtctcgttcgtatatatacaagttccaggTTTATTACTCTCGGTCCCCATGCGTCTGTGGCAGGGCCCCTATTGTAAATATGGGCCCCTAATCTCTCCACCTAGCAGATAAGACACCTCCCCTGTTAGCTAAACAAGTTAGTATAACCTAAAATTATAATCCAGACTTAAATAATGAAACCTAAGGTAACAAAACATTAGAGTATAGCAATGTAAATTATTCTTAAGCTTATTTATTAACACAAATCCAGAGAAGTGTCCTTTTCTCCCTAACCTTAAAAGCCTACTTAAATTAATTCGGGAgcataaattaaacaaaaataaatatcgtgagaatttatgtaaaaattgcAATCGAGCAAAGTAAATTGCAACCACCCGATAAGGACCCTCCCCCCAAAAAGCGATTTAAATCTATAAGAGCCATGATAAGAAAAAGGATTTTGGAAAAAAGGGCAGGTCTTCTCGGTTAGGTAGCCTTTTCTCGTCCATGAACAGCGGCGCCGGACGTAACACTCCCCCGCTTTAAATTCAAAAGAGATGTGCGGAGAAGATCCTCCACCCTCGAAATCGCCATCGCGAGGACAGCTTAGGAACCCTCTCGGCAGCTTGACAGCGGTGTTTTAATATTCGGGAATgacggtggaggaggaggaagagttCGCGAGCACGGCAGAAGGGCGGAGGAAAAGGGATGAACGCGCGGAAGGGGGCGGCTGCAGAAGAATTTACGAAAGCCAGAAGTGGATGGTGGTCTGGTTTGACCCAAATGCTCGGTCGGTTGGCTTTCAGCCAGTTCCCTGTGTCTGCACACTTGGCATCGAGGCCTTTACTTATATTTCTCCGAGGCGGGACAGGGAGCCGGGacgatataaattttcaaccCCGATACATTAATCCAGCGCCAATTGGTTGCGACTTCTCGCTGCGGAGCTGTCCGGGGAACTCCTGGAATGTTTTTGCACGCAGGAGAGGGAGATTCGCTTAAATGCTCTTCGAGAATTCATGGTGGAAAAGAATGTTACAGAAGGGGCGTAATATTTCATCTTTGGAAAGGTTGAGAATGGTATATTTCgtgaataaatattataatggaaattaattaatatgtttTAAATTCCCTCCCCAGTATCTCACGCTTCTACCTAATAATTTGATCACAGTCAGTAGACTCGGTAAATGAAGAAATAGCAATTTTCAGCAGCATTTTGTTTTGCAGGCCTTGTTGCCAGTGAAGTCATAATTTTTAGCTTctgatatttttcaaaatgcttTCATTAGGAGAcacaattaattttccattcaaTTTTAATCAGTGTTGCACACGGATAACGCCAGAAAATTTCAATGCAGTGATTTTGTTATGCAACGTGGTtttaacttgaaaaaaaaaagaatttttcatattttatatcttattttattatattttttattatacttcTCTTAGGTAAGTACATTCACAGTTTCGTGAATTTAGAGGCGTTTAGAATTTAGTAGCTCTTTGTATCTCGATTATTACGTTCAAATGCTACAAACCGATTCAAATTGCGCGCGCTCTATCGCTAGTTAACGACAGAGGGCGTCCTCGTTTGCGGGAAACTCGTTTCCCCCCTTTCCACTGCGAACTCAAACTCAACGCTACTCTCTTGTCGTTTCCCTTTCGTTTAcctagtgaaataaataaaggtgATCAACGATTGCACACGAAAGTCGCGTTTAGGAAGAAAGATGGAGACAGAAACAAGCTGCGACGATCCGCAATTCATGAATATGCTGGAGACTTGTCTACGCGGAGAAATTGACAAGGCGAATAACACATTGTTAGGTAAATAAACGCTCGCGTTTACATTTTCCTTAATAACCTACtcgctttttttttgtttttgtactttattgtaattattactTAGTACTTAtatgtttttctctattattgttagtattttgttattattatcagGGTTAGACTTAAGAGCAGCCAAttgctgaatctcgcccatCTCTTCGTGTAAATAGACTCGTATTATTTTAGCATGGtttatttttttggtaattCTATGCAGATGGGATTGTAATAAatactcattattattattattattattattattattattattattattaatattattattattaatattattattattattattattaatattattattattattattattaataataatattattattattaatattattattattattattattaatattattattattattaatattattattattattattataccccTGCATTCACGGGTTTCTCCCAAGGTCTCGTGGCGGAGCTAAAAGAATTGAAGGTAAAAATGCAGTCGCAATTGCGAAGGAGGAAAGACCTGAAGGAGAGGATCGCAAACATGCAGGAGAATAGGCTGTCCTTAACGGCCGTTTCGAACATGTATGTTGGGCCAGTGCATTAACTCCACGCTAGTTTAAATTATTCGAGCtgcgtgaaatttaataataatctgCGGCTCGTGTACTCGCGGCAGGCACCACAGGTACGCGAACGAGTTGTCCGACCAAACGGAGCTAGTGATGCTAAACCTGGACAACGATTACAAGATCCTGCAGCTCGAGCGTCAGCATCACCGCGGTATTCTTAAAGAATACGAGAAAACCTGGCTGGACTATCAAGTGCGTAATGGAATTAATTGGCCCGAGTTTTGCGGATACCTACCAACTCTCAAAAtgccaaaaaataatttaaatatagcgcggatcccataattttgtgatctctaTTTTGCAAGAAATTACCAACCCGTAGAACAACTCTTGTATTATACAGTTATTAAAGCTACCAAGCCGTaattccattttaggcttaaaaagcAAAAAGTTCAGAAAATTTAAGATAATACTAACTATaccggaaaattaaaaataatattaactaTGCTATTAAAGaaccaattaaaaaacattgtaaaaacaACAACAAGGAATAAAATACACCCAAAAGAAACAGAGCTATGCACTtctctttaataattaaaatctccAAGCTGCATTTACTTAATTTCAAAGCATCGAGGGTTGGTAGCCCCCTGCGTAACTTGGCGCAATTGTAACATAATTACAGCCGTAGTACATAGAAGAATTTCTACCAGGCAAGGTACGAGGAATTTCCCATGGCAAAACGCAGGAGGGAAGCTAGGATAAAGTTGCAGAAGCTTCGTATCGAGGAGATGCTGCTGGGGCAGAGGATCTGCAAGTTTGAAAAGATATCGCGACAGAGAGGACAGGTCGGGTGGTTGCGATTACGCGGGAAGATCGTCGAGTTCTGCCGCTTAGTTTCGAATAGCAGGAAGCTTGATCTGACACTCGAGGATTTGCTCGAATGCGTCGTGCGTCGCAGGGAAGAGTTGAGCAGCGTCGACAGAGAGGTTGCCACTGTGTTTCCCACCGATCTTCTATTAAAAACTGCCTACGACCATCTTCCGTTTGCTTTACGTCCTGCAGCTGGCGCTGAGAGCGAAGACGCGGGAAGAGGAGAAGAGCGCTCGCGCGTTGAAACTCTTAGAAATGCCACCTCCCACGGTCAATTTCTCCTACATGCGGACGATCTACGGGCGCAGATCGAAAAATGGCCCTGTGGACGGCTGGAAGCGAAACGACGAGAATTCCATAGGTGCTGAACGATTCTCCTTTCGCGGGCTTATCCCTGTTTCGAGTCCTTCAACAAATCGGTGACCGCAATAAAGttgcagtaataataataataataataataataattatccagGCCTAACCATGGTACCACTAAAATTCACCTCGCATTACTCAAAGTTTCTTTGCGTTCCTAAAAATAAAGGAACCCTTCAAGGAACCTTGAACTTTCTACCGATCGCAGTGTTGTCCCCTAAACAAACTACCCCAACAAAGTCCCATTCGATCAATCCTCAATAAGAATTGATCATACTGAGCTCATTGATCCATAATCACCTCAGACACCCTGTCCGTGGACACGATGATGCTGGAGGAGATGTGTCTGTCGGACGAGAAGCCGAGAGCAGCCCTCCGCCAGAACTGGGACCGAGTTCCGTACAGCAGGAACGGTGCGAACGAGGGTGCGTGGCCGGCTGCTAGTAGTCCTTGCCCGAGCAGGGAGCAGGAGGAAATGGAGCGCGACGAGGCAGCCAGCGAGATGGACGAAAACATGGGACCGGAAGCGATCGATTCGCAGCTCGACGAGGAGGCTGAGGAAGCCGAGGAACTGGAGCAGGAACAGGCAGAGGAAGTCCCGTTGCCGTCCGGCGCTCGCAGAGATAAGCAAACTGTGGCGGAGGTTCGCTTGGGGGACGGCGAGGATCCTCCGCCGAAGAGGGCGAAATTGATCGGCGACGAGGATAACGCTGGAGCTCCTATGATGGGTACGATCAGCGCTCCAtcggagagaaagagggagcagATAAGCGACGCAGCTGCTGGGCCCAGGATCACGAAGGTCGTGCCTGTTCGTTACGAAGCATCGCCCATGCCGAAGATGAAGCGGGGGAACCTTAAGCTATCTAGTATGTGTTTTTCTGTGGTCGAAACAAAGTTCGAAACTCACATTTTTATGTCTGAAACTCAGCTGTGCTGGGTTGTTGGTAACCTGTCGATTAGGGTGGGCCATTTTTCGAAGTATAAAGAAGTATAGGTTTTCTACAAGGTTGCTTTTCTTCCAAATATGCTAACTAACAGTTGCGCAAAATTTTAGCCTAATCGGACGATATCTGGAGGTCGCTATCGTTTTTAGAGGAAGACTTTCTGTTTGTTTTCCaattaagggggattctcgtctaacagccccgaaagcaactgatatttaaaacttaaaaaaaaaaaaaacagttggtCATATTGGGTTAaattcttttgggatataaggaggcatctttaaacttgcaacaTTCTTTTACGCTATTAAAGAATAGAATTTAAAATAACGTTGCAAATCGCAGCGCCCTGTAAATATTGTTCATACGGGCCATTTTTTATGTACACACTTCTTTTGGTTTAAGAAACAAAAAAGGGCTTGTGGAGAGCAACAAAGGGTACAAAATAAAATCCCATAAGGCCCACCCTACAGTCGATCTAGTATAGGGTATAAAGTTTGAGGTAGGATTCTTTCTAAGAAAAGTATGTTTTATCGATCATAGTTTAAACTTTCTCTTGAATACTCCTAACGCAATGACGATTGTAATCAGTTGGTTCCAAAGGTAGCCAGCTGGCTCGTTCATCTCCTAGCCCAAAGTTCACCAAGGCTGACACGTCCCACTACGTGTCTCCAATGCCGAAGCTGAACCAAGCGAACCCTAACCCAGCCAGTATGTTCACCCCTCACCGCTACGACTTCTCCGACAACAGCAACATGAGCTTCTACTTGGACAACGTGGCTGGCCTGAAAGGTAGCTGCTTCCTAATCCGCCACTTAAGCTCCTCCGCCAATTCACTCGTTGATTCTTCCAGCAGAGGACCAAATATCCCTGTACGGTGGTTCTGCACGCGACCTCTGCGAGTGCTCCAACATCTCCAGGCCACTGGGTAACCCCGAAATGGATTCCACCGAGGAGCCCAACGAGAACGTCCCTTCCACCAGGAGGACCAAGAATCTGCCACGTAATTTCCTACGTATTACACGATCGCCTCTGCTCAGTGCTGGATTAGCCAATAAGCAAAGCaaagcacgtgcttagggcatcGGGAGAGAGCCGGGCAccgtagaaattttctgaattttaaagcaCAACTTTTGCTAGAAACGCTTTTCAGTCAAGTCGTCGAGAATTcctaagaaatcgtacattgcgttgaagcGATCGGCTTGTATAAGGGGGCCTCGGAATCTTTTAAGCGCTTAAGGCCTCCGAAGGTCTTAATCCAGCCCTGCCTCTGCTCACGCCTCCGACTCGTTGCAGAATTCGACTTCAGTAACTTTCTGAAGAACAATCCAGGGCGGAAGCTCTTCTAAAGTGGCCGTTCTTCTTCAGCTCCATAATCAGGAATAAGGCGTAGGAAGCCTCCGACAATAAGGCACGATACTGTTCCCCTTTGAATATCCTGTTTAGTGTATTGTGTTTGAAATAAAGTCCCGCTTCGAAAAGTAGAACTTGCTCTCCATCGCGCGCCTCTGCTTTACCTTCGACCATCCTTAAAGACGTTTAATTACGCCCGACTGGGTGTCCGTTTTCGTTCGGGAGACGCCTCGCGACACGGCTAAATAATATTCAGAGCGAAATTACGCTAGACCCTCTGCATCCCCTACCCCCGGACTGAAAGAGACCGTCGGGGGAGGAAGCCGGGCTACTCGCTTCCGCCCTGAGAAAAACCGGGGAAAGGAAACACGAAAGACGCAGGAGAATGGGGCGGAGGGAAAAAAGAATGGCTACGGAGTGGGCCAGAGGGGCGGCAGGGGGAGAAAGGAAGAGCACTCAGCTCTCGACGACTGGAAAGTAGGTCCTTTAAAGCGCGCCCCTTTGTGCGCCACTCTTTAAAGACCATTGCCACCGACATTTAATCTGCGTCTGGATGTTTATGAATTATTTAAGAGCCGATGATGCCGATGCCTGGGGGCGGG
It includes:
- the LOC143370030 gene encoding LOW QUALITY PROTEIN: uncharacterized protein LOC143370030 (The sequence of the model RefSeq protein was modified relative to this genomic sequence to represent the inferred CDS: deleted 1 base in 1 codon; substituted 1 base at 1 genomic stop codon), producing METETSCDDPQFMNMLETCLRGEIDKANNTLLGLVAELKELKVKMQSQLRRRKDLKERIANMQENRLSLTAVSNMYVGPVHXLHASLNYSSCVKFNNNLRLVYSRQHHRYANELSDQTELVMLNLDNDYKILQLERQHHRGILKEYEKTWLDYQARYEEFPMAKRRREARIKLQKLRIEEMLLGQRICKFEKISRQRGQVGWLRLRGKIVEFCRLVSNSRKLDLTLEDLLECVVRRREELSSVDRELALRAKTREEEKSARALKLLEMPPPTVNFSYMRTIYGRRSKNGPVDGWKRNDENSIDTLSVDTMMLEEMCLSDEKPRAALRQNWDRVPYSRNGANEGAWPAASSPCPSREQEEMERDEAASEMDENMGPEAIDSQLDEEAEEAEELEQEQAEEVPLPSGARRDKQTVAEVRLGDGEDPPPKRAKLIGDEDNAGAPMMGTISAPSERKREQISDAAAGPRITKVVPVRYEASPMPKMKRGNLKLSIGSKGSQLARSSPSPKFTKADTSHYVSPMPKLNQANPNPASMFTPHRYDFSDNSNMSFYLDNVAGLKGSCFLIRHLSSSANSLVDSSSRGPNIPVRWFCTRPLRVLQHLQATG